The nucleotide sequence GTGTGAAACagccagacacacagacacacctggcCCAGAGAGACAGTCCCACAGACAGGCACACCTGGGTACACAGCCTTGGGTACACAGAACCAACACATGCCTGCCAGGGCTTCCACAAAGTTCCCTCTGTGTGAGCTGGCACCTCTGGAGGTCTCCTGGGCAGGCTGGCTGGAGTCCTGAGAGAGAGCAGGCGCCCCGGCCACACCAAGCTGGTTACAGTTGCCATCCTCCTGGGCCTCGGTCTACCTCAGCCCACCACCAACAGAGGGCTGTGGAGCACTGGAAGCGTGGTGGGCCGGGCCAGGCCATGCCCCCTGGTTCTAAGGAGAATGAGATAAAGGCTGCCTGCTCCAGCTTCCCCACTCTGGCTATGCCCCTCATTCAGGTGCCCAGAGGCCTGAGGATGGGGGTTTGGCTCTGTGGTGTATTTCAGCCTGTTGGACCCAAGGTCCTCTGCCAGGGAGGCCAAAGATGTGGGAGAGGGGCTCTCTTCCCTACCCCTCTGCTCCTaggcctcaccccacccctccctcctcaccaccGTCTCCTTCGCTCTGTACCCCCAACAGGCTCAGGACTGCAGGTAGACATCTCCACTGCCCAGGAATCATTGAGCTTGCGGAAAGGACAGCCTCCTTGGAAGGCCATACTGGAGTCCCACCTCGGCATGGGCCTTGCCACTGAGGCAGCCCTGCTGTCTGTGCTGCTCTGAGGGTGCTGCCCGTCATGGGGGCAGCCATCTCCCAGGGGGCCCTCATTGCCATCGTCTGCAACGGCCTTGTAGgcttcttgctgctgctgctctgggtcATTCTCTGCTGGGCCTGCCACTCTCGCTCTGCTGACATCGACTCTCTCTCCGAATCCAGTCCCAactccagccctggcccctgtCCTGAGAAGGCACCACCGCCCCAGAAGCCTAGCCATGAAGGTAGCTACCTGCTGCAGCCCTGAAGGCCCCTGGCCTAGCCTGGAGCCTGGGACCTAAGTCCGTCACACCCAGAGCCTGGAATCAGGATTCCAGAGTTCGGCCAGCCTGGGATCCAGAACTCAGAGTCCAGCCTGCTTGGAGCTGAACCCAGCAGCCCAGAGTCTAGCCAGCCTGGCTCCAAGAGGGCCTCAGTGGCCCTAGGGAgatgggcctggggtgggggttcATGAGTTGGTGCTAGGGCCAGGGCCATCTGGACTCTGCTCCATCCCAAGGGCCAGGGACTGGGCCCACCCTTTCCCTAGGCTGAGTGCCTCTAGGCCCTCTAGGTTGGGGAAGCAAACTGGAACCCATGGCAATAATGGGAGGGTGTCTAGGCTGGGCCCCTCCCCTGGTCCTCCCACTGTTTGCTGGATAATAAATGGAACTATGGCTCTACCCTGAGATTGTCTTCTCTTCCTGAGGGCCCTGCATTAGCAAAATTAAAGGTATGGGGTGGGCTTCCAGACACAGGtttatttctgcaaaaagcaGGTAATGGTGGTTGAGGGCCAAGTCCTGGGGTAAGATGCTGGGACTTGATCAGGGATGAGGTCACACGCTAGGCGCTAAGGCTGGGCTGGGTACCAGGGTCAGGCACTGTAAGTACTGGATTCAAGAAATGGGACAGGCACTGAGGCCAGGCTCTCAGGTCTTGGTTTTCACTTCCCTCACCAGGTTCAGCAGTTTGTCCAATTTTGCGATCTCCACAGCTGGACCCTTCTG is from Lemur catta isolate mLemCat1 chromosome 10, mLemCat1.pri, whole genome shotgun sequence and encodes:
- the ENHO gene encoding adropin; the encoded protein is MGAAISQGALIAIVCNGLVGFLLLLLWVILCWACHSRSADIDSLSESSPNSSPGPCPEKAPPPQKPSHEGSYLLQP